Below is a window of Bacillota bacterium DNA.
CAGGCGCTCTCCGGCCGGGCCGCCTTCCGGTGCCGGCAGCCGGCCCTCCTCCTCATCGAGGCGCACCAGGGCCCGCAGTACCCCGTTGGCAAAGGACGCCTCTGGGGGGCCAAGCAGCCGGCGCGCCTGGCGAACCGCCAGGTCGACGGCCACCGGAGCCGGCGTCTCCCGGGCGAACCCGACCTCATACGCTGCAATCCGCAGGATCTGCAGGAGCAAAGGGTCGACCCGCGGCAGCGGCCGGCGGCTGACCCGGGAGAGCGCGTAGTCGAGGCGGGTCTTCCACCGGAGAACGCCGGCCGCCAGCGCCGTGGCTAAGGCCGCCTGGGCCGGTGCTGGGTGCTGCCTTCGGCGCAGAAGGCCCCGCATGGCGAGGTTCAGGTAGGCGCCCTCGTGCTCTACACGCTGCAGGGCCATTGTCGCCAGTTCTCTGGCCTCTAGGCCCGTGGGGGGCTTCACGGCGTCTACCCCTGGCTGCTGAAGCGCTGGCCGGGCTTGAGCCTCATTCCGTTGGCCAGGTCAAGCCCCGTCATCACCCGAGAGCCTTCAGGCTGCACCCGGGTGACCCGCAGGAGGCTCCCCTCCCCGCAGCCCACCAGGATCGACGCATCCCCGGCGTCCACCGCCACAAGCTCGCCCGGGTCGGCCTGTGCGCGCCCCGTCTCGACGCGCGCCTCCACCAGCTTCAGGAGCTTGCCCTCAAGAGCCGTGTATGCCCCCGGCCAGGGGGTGAAGGCACGGATCTGGCGCTCGATGCGTTCGGCAGGACGGCTCCAGTCCACCGCCCCGTCTTCTCGCTTGAGGCGCGGTGCGCTCGTCGCGCCGGAGGGCGGCTGGGCAAGCGGACGGATCGTGCCGGCTTCAAGCCTGGATAACGCCTCGACGAGCAAGGTGGCCCC
It encodes the following:
- a CDS encoding transcription antitermination factor NusB translates to MKPPTGLEARELATMALQRVEHEGAYLNLAMRGLLRRRQHPAPAQAALATALAAGVLRWKTRLDYALSRVSRRPLPRVDPLLLQILRIAAYEVGFARETPAPVAVDLAVRQARRLLGPPEASFANGVLRALVRLDEEEGRLPAPEGGPAGERL